One Heyndrickxia oleronia genomic window, AACTTGATAAATAACAGTTAATAGTAATCCACCGACAAATAATCCAAGAGATAAGAAATAAGGAGTTAATCCAGTTCCATAGTTAGGAACTTTGTTCTTTGCCTCTTTATTTAGATTAATAGGATCACTCATCATATCATATTGCTTCTTCGATCCTTGTACTTCATTCGCATCTTTGGATGCATCTGCTAATTTATCTTTCATTTCCTTCGTACCATCTTGTAGCTTATTTGCACCATCATGTAATTCTTTTGAACCGTCTGCCAATTGATGTGTGCCATCAGCTATTTTAGCAGATCCATCAGCTAATTGACCTAAGCCACTATTCAATGAATTTGCTCCATCTGATACTTTGTTTGCTCCTTGAGCAGCATCACCAATTTTACTTGTAAATAATCCTAAACTATCAATATATTGATTTTGACCTGCTTGAAGCTTAGCAGCCCCATCACTTAACAGTGTTGAGCCTTTCGCCAGTTGTTCAATCCCATTCTGTACTTTTACTTGATTATCATTAATCGTTGAAATACCAGTAATGAGTTGATCAAATGTAGGATCTGTTTGACTTTTAATTTGTTGTTCAATTTGATCAGGGTTTCCTGTCATTTGCTCATTAACCTGAGACTTAAATGCGTTAAATCCTTGATCCATTCCTTGATGAATCCCTGAAGATAGTTGATTTTCCAATTCTTTAGCTTGTGAATCTGCATTAGCAGTCATCTGAGCCTTCAATTGAGTTAACACATTTTCATCCACTTTTCCTTCAAGTGAGGAGAATAGCTGTTCCATTTGCTTTTTCTGCTGTTGCACTACTTGATTAGAAATTTGAGATGAAAGTTGTGTTTCTAATTGAGTTTGTAATTGGTTCATCCCATCATTTAAGCTCTTTGCGCTTGAAGCTAATTGTGATGAAAATGCTTTGGCGATGGTTGGTGGAAGCTCTGTTTTAAATTGTTCTAATCCACCTTGTACTTTTTTGGTTCCATTGACTAATTCAGGCATTCCTTGATTTAATTGCCCCAAAGCTTGTTTTGACTGTTGAATACCATTAGTAAGCTGATTTGTACCACTTTGCATATCTTTTGAAGCATCATATAATTGCTGACCACCATCATTTAATTGATTTAAACCATCAGCAAGATCATGAGAACCTTTAGACAGTTCGCCAGCTCCTGTTTGTGCGGTTACTACACCATCCTTAAACTCGATCGCACTTGAAGCCAGTAACTCAAGATTTTCCTTGATTTCTTTTGAGCCGTCACCTAATTTAATTGCACCATCATTTAATTCAGATGCACCATCACTCGCTGTAGTAAATCCGTCACCCATTTTCTTTATTGCTTTAAACATTTCTTCCGAATATGTTTCAGAAACTTCTTTCGATACAGCATCTTTGATTTTTGTCATTGCTGACTCACCAATTTTTGATGTCGTATAGTTTGCTCCCTGATTTTGTACATATTTCAATTGAAGATGTTTTGGATTTTTGTCGAGTAAGGTTGTTGCATTTTTCGAGAAATCTTTAGGAATTTCAATCACCATATAATACTTTTGGTCATTTAATCCCTTATAAGCTTCGTCTTTTTTGACAAAATGAAAATCCATATCTTTTTTCTCTTTTAGATTTTCTACTAATTTGTCCCCTATCTCTAGTTTTTCTTCATCCATTGCAGCTCCTTGATCATGATTGACAACCGCAACTGGCAATTTTTCTAATTGACCATATGGATCCCAAAATGCCCAGATAAACATCCCTGCATAAAGAATAGGAACCAATATGATCGCGACTATTTGAATTAAGGACATTGGGTGGCGAACAATTCCCTTTAATTCAGCGAAAAATAATGAGCCTTTCATGTTATTACTCTCCTTCTACTAAATTGACTGAATTGTTCAATTGGTCATTTTAATCCAAAATATGAGGATTATCTAATTGACAATCCCTGGAATAAATATATTTCAAAAAGATCTGCTATTTCTTCCTTTTCGAGTGGAGCATGATTTTTTTCCCAATCGAAGATTAAAGAAATATATAACTTTAGCATAATAAAGGCAGCAACTTCTGGATCACATTGTTTGATATCACCTTTGTCTATTGCATCTTGAATGATCCCCTTAATATAATTTAAAGTTACCGTTTCTACTTTTTGAATCACTTCTGAAACTGCTGGAGTACCCATATCCCTTTCTTCTTGGAAAAGCTTAATCGTTAATTGATGCTCTTTACGAAACTCTAATATCTTAAAAAGAACATTATGAAGATTCTCTGAGAAAGAAAGACTTTCATCTAAAATTTCTTCTGCTGAGTCTTTCATTTCCATAATTAGAGTTGTTACAATTTCATCAAAAAGCTCTTCCTTATTTTTAAAAAAGGTATAGATTGTTCCTTTGCCAACATTTGCGAGCTTCGCAACCTGATCCATCGTCGTAGCCTTGTAGCCAAATAATGAAAATGATTTCGTAGCTGCATCAATGATTAATTGTTTACGGTCAATCGCCAATGATTTTCACCTCTAGTTCCTCATAAATGACCAAATGAGGAAAACAGTCAAAAAGTTTACAAGAACCAATATATCATAAAGCATAATTCTGAACAAGAATTTTTTATCATTTTTTATTTTTAGCTGTTTTTTATAGCTTGTTGCATGTATAAAAGTCCTATTACTTGCTTTTACACCTTAAAAAGATTCAAAGGTTCTTTATGAAATTTGTAGCTCTTTTCTCTGCTGGATTGAAGGGAGGGGACGGTCTCCAACCTATATTTATTAGTTAGAACTTTACCTAAATCGCAATAATGTTTAAGAAAAGAGCCTAATTTTCACAAAAAGATCTTAAATAACGTATAACATCCCCTGCAGCTCTTTCGCCTTGATCAATACAATCTGGTATGCCTATCCCATTAAATGAGCTACCTGCAATAAACAAACCAGATAGATTTCTAGATATTTTTTCATTCAATTGGTCCACTCTGTCTTTATGGCCAATCGTATACTGTGGCATAGCCTTATTCCATCTAGAAATAATCGTAAAATCCGGTTTTTCAGTAATTTCTAATAATCTTTGTAGATCTTCATATACTACTTGCTCAATTTCGGTATCGGATAGACCAACAACTGTTTCATCTCCCACCCTACCTATGTGACTCCGTAACAACACCTTCCCTTTCGGTGCAGTATGTGGCCACTTCTTATGGGTTAATGTACATGCATTAATTGAGTAGTCGCTATTTCTTGAAACTACAAAGCCCGATCCATTAATCGGTTTTTTAACAGCCTGCTCAGAAAATGCCATAGAAACAGTAGCGACCGAAGTAGCTGGGATGTTACTTAAAAATCTAAAGAATTCATATTTGGAAAAAATAGTAGGTAATAAATAATGTGGGAGTGCAGCAATAACACTAACAGCATTTAAACGTTCACCATTATTTAATTCAATATAAAATTCATTTCTATCTTTTTCTATCCTTTCCACACGCACACCTTTTAAGATAGAACTAGAATCTAGGTTATTTTCCAATGCTGTTACTAGTGACTCTAAACCATTCTTGAACGTAATAAATCCTTCTGTTCCGCTATTTATTGATGCCTTTCTAGTCCCTATCATTAAACTGCGATGTTTTCTCTCTGCTTCATAAAATTGTGGAAAAGTAGACCGAAGGCTTAGTTGGTCAATATCACCTGCATATATACCAGATAATAATGGTTCTATTAAATTTTCGACCATTTCATCACCAAATCTACGACGAAAGAAACTCCCTAATGATACATCAGTCTGAACCTTTGAACGAGGAATAATTAAATCTGCGGAGGCTCGTAATTTGCCCATTACAGAAAACAAACCACTAAATATGAAAGGCTTTATATTTGTTGGAATACCTAACACGGCTCCATCTGGTACGGAAAAGAGTTTATTTTTAGCTAATACATAGGAATTTCTAGTAGTATTACGAATTAGTTCATTTTTTATGCCAACTTTTTCTGCTAGTTGGACAGCACTTGTTTTTCTTGCTAAAAAAGAATCAGGGCCTTTTTCTACCATATATCCATCTCTTCGAAGGGTTTGAATTTTCCCCCCTAATCTTCTATTTGCTTCAATTAGTTTTATTTCTAATGGCAAGTGTTCCTTCTTTATTATATCCTGTAAGTAATAAGCAGATGTTAAACCTGTTATCCCACCACCGATAATAACCACTTTTTGCTTTTCGCTTCCCACAGTGGATCACCTTCTTTGGCTTTATCTCTATGGCTCTATTAATTTAGCCAGACGAATCATGCAGAATTAGCAAAGCTATGCTGATTTCATATTATTTATCTATAAGTATAAATTTTCGTTGTTCCCTTTTCCTTTTTACAAGACTGACCCATAGGTATTTGTAAACGCCTATGGGTCAGTCTTTATTAAATATTTATAATTTTTCTAGCACTACTGATGCTAGAGCGTCAATAAACTTCGGTTGTGCATTAGGCATTGGTGGGCGATAGTAACTTGCCCCAACTTCCTCGGTTACTACTTTGCATTCATAATCATTATCATATAGAACCTCTAGATGTTCCGCTACAAAACCTACTGGTACATAAACAAATGCCTTATACCCTTTTTGCTGATATAAATCACGAGTTAAATCTTGTACATCTGGCCCTAGCCAAGGATCTGGAGTATTCCCGGCACTTTGCCATCCAATCGCATACTCTGTAATTCCCGTTTTACTGGCAATTAAATCAGCTGTTTCTTTTAATTGCTCTGGATATGGATCTCCAAATTGTAAAATTTTCTCTGGTAGACTATGTGCAGATACAATTAAACATGATGCATTCCGTTCTTCTTCACTCATACTTGCATAAGTTTCATTTAATTTTTCTACCCAGTAGTCAATAAATTTCGGTTCTTTATACCAGCTTTCTACTGATTTAATCACTGGTCCACCTAATTTTTCAGCTGTTTCTTTAGCACGTGAATTATAGGATTTCACACTAAATGTTGAATAATGTGGAGCAAGTACAAGCGAAATGGCTTCTTCGATACCATCCTTATGCATTTGCTCAACTGCATCCTCAATAAAAGGTTCAATATGCTTTAAGCCAATATATGCTTTAAATTCCACATCATTTTGAATTTCATTTAAGTGATCTTGGAGTTTATATGCTTGTTCCTCAGTAATTTTCGCTAGTGGAGAAATACCTCCAATTGCTTTATATCGGCTTCGTAAATCTTCAAGCATTTCTTCCGATGGTTTACGTCCATGTCTAATATGTGTGTAATATCTTTCAATATCTTCTTCCTTATATGGCGTACCATATGCCATGACTAGAAGTCCCATTTTCTTCTTTGTCATTGGTTAAACCTCTTTTCTATTTTTGTAATTTGGTTGCACTGTATTCATGAATAAATGATGTTAAACGTTTTAAGGTATCTGGATCTACTTGCGGAAATACCCCATGTCCTAAGTTAAATATATATCCTGGCTTGTCCATTCCTTGATCAAGAATCGCTTTTGTTTTTTCTTGAAGGACATCCCATGGTGCAAGTAAAAGAGCTGGGTCTAGATTTCCCATAACAGATTTCGTTATCCCCTTTTGTCTTGCTTCACGGATCGGAAGTCTCCAATCTAAACCAACAACATCTAATGGTAAATCATGCCACTCATTTGCTAAATGACTAGCTCCAACACCGAACATAATCATAGGAACATTTTCGTTTCTAAGTTCAGAGAAGATTTTTTCCATCACTGGCTTGATATAGTAACGGTAGTCCTCTACATTTAAAGCACCGACCCAAGAATCAAATATTTGAATGGCACTTGCTCCTGCTTTAATCTGAGCTTTTAAGTATGTAACTGTCATATTTGCAAGCTTATCCATTAATGCAAACCATGCCTTAGGCTCAGAATACATAAATGCTTTCGTTTTTTTATAGTCCTTAGAAGGTCTTCCTTCGATCATATAGCTAGAGACAGTAAACGGAGCACCTGCAAAGCCAATTAACGGAACAGTTAACTGCTCTTGTGTTAGTAGTTTTATTGTATCCAAAACATATGGAACATCTTCTTCAGGAGTGATTTCCCCAAGTTTCTCCACATCTGCTAAGGATTGAATCGGATTATTTATAACTGGACCGATTCCAGATTGAATTTCAACATCCACTCCAATTGCCGGAAGTGGTGACATAATATCTTTATATAGTATGGCTGCATCAACATCATATTGTTCCACTGGTAATCGTGTAACATATGCACATAGTTCTGGTTGATGAGTAATCTCAAAAAGAGAATATTTTTCCTTTAATGCACGATATTCCGGTTGGGA contains:
- a CDS encoding TetR/AcrR family transcriptional regulator, which encodes MAIDRKQLIIDAATKSFSLFGYKATTMDQVAKLANVGKGTIYTFFKNKEELFDEIVTTLIMEMKDSAEEILDESLSFSENLHNVLFKILEFRKEHQLTIKLFQEERDMGTPAVSEVIQKVETVTLNYIKGIIQDAIDKGDIKQCDPEVAAFIMLKLYISLIFDWEKNHAPLEKEEIADLFEIYLFQGLSIR
- a CDS encoding YhgE/Pip domain-containing protein; translation: MKGSLFFAELKGIVRHPMSLIQIVAIILVPILYAGMFIWAFWDPYGQLEKLPVAVVNHDQGAAMDEEKLEIGDKLVENLKEKKDMDFHFVKKDEAYKGLNDQKYYMVIEIPKDFSKNATTLLDKNPKHLQLKYVQNQGANYTTSKIGESAMTKIKDAVSKEVSETYSEEMFKAIKKMGDGFTTASDGASELNDGAIKLGDGSKEIKENLELLASSAIEFKDGVVTAQTGAGELSKGSHDLADGLNQLNDGGQQLYDASKDMQSGTNQLTNGIQQSKQALGQLNQGMPELVNGTKKVQGGLEQFKTELPPTIAKAFSSQLASSAKSLNDGMNQLQTQLETQLSSQISNQVVQQQKKQMEQLFSSLEGKVDENVLTQLKAQMTANADSQAKELENQLSSGIHQGMDQGFNAFKSQVNEQMTGNPDQIEQQIKSQTDPTFDQLITGISTINDNQVKVQNGIEQLAKGSTLLSDGAAKLQAGQNQYIDSLGLFTSKIGDAAQGANKVSDGANSLNSGLGQLADGSAKIADGTHQLADGSKELHDGANKLQDGTKEMKDKLADASKDANEVQGSKKQYDMMSDPINLNKEAKNKVPNYGTGLTPYFLSLGLFVGGLLLTVIYQVREPATEPKNGFSWFLGKYGIMAGVGILQSLIAVWIIISWVGVEVTNIPLFIVAAIVTSLTYMALIQFFVATLDNPGRYIAIIILILQLTSSAGTFPLELLPKFLQGVHQALPMTYSLQAFKDVVSNGDYSSMWHNLGVLAIYMISFLVLSLGYFIIKSKKNHKNSMNEEVTA
- the hemE gene encoding uroporphyrinogen decarboxylase; translation: MSKMTNDTLLRAAKGEETGHVPVWFMRQAGRSQPEYRALKEKYSLFEITHQPELCAYVTRLPVEQYDVDAAILYKDIMSPLPAIGVDVEIQSGIGPVINNPIQSLADVEKLGEITPEEDVPYVLDTIKLLTQEQLTVPLIGFAGAPFTVSSYMIEGRPSKDYKKTKAFMYSEPKAWFALMDKLANMTVTYLKAQIKAGASAIQIFDSWVGALNVEDYRYYIKPVMEKIFSELRNENVPMIMFGVGASHLANEWHDLPLDVVGLDWRLPIREARQKGITKSVMGNLDPALLLAPWDVLQEKTKAILDQGMDKPGYIFNLGHGVFPQVDPDTLKRLTSFIHEYSATKLQK
- the hemH gene encoding ferrochelatase, coding for MTKKKMGLLVMAYGTPYKEEDIERYYTHIRHGRKPSEEMLEDLRSRYKAIGGISPLAKITEEQAYKLQDHLNEIQNDVEFKAYIGLKHIEPFIEDAVEQMHKDGIEEAISLVLAPHYSTFSVKSYNSRAKETAEKLGGPVIKSVESWYKEPKFIDYWVEKLNETYASMSEEERNASCLIVSAHSLPEKILQFGDPYPEQLKETADLIASKTGITEYAIGWQSAGNTPDPWLGPDVQDLTRDLYQQKGYKAFVYVPVGFVAEHLEVLYDNDYECKVVTEEVGASYYRPPMPNAQPKFIDALASVVLEKL
- the hemY gene encoding protoporphyrinogen oxidase — its product is MGSEKQKVVIIGGGITGLTSAYYLQDIIKKEHLPLEIKLIEANRRLGGKIQTLRRDGYMVEKGPDSFLARKTSAVQLAEKVGIKNELIRNTTRNSYVLAKNKLFSVPDGAVLGIPTNIKPFIFSGLFSVMGKLRASADLIIPRSKVQTDVSLGSFFRRRFGDEMVENLIEPLLSGIYAGDIDQLSLRSTFPQFYEAERKHRSLMIGTRKASINSGTEGFITFKNGLESLVTALENNLDSSSILKGVRVERIEKDRNEFYIELNNGERLNAVSVIAALPHYLLPTIFSKYEFFRFLSNIPATSVATVSMAFSEQAVKKPINGSGFVVSRNSDYSINACTLTHKKWPHTAPKGKVLLRSHIGRVGDETVVGLSDTEIEQVVYEDLQRLLEITEKPDFTIISRWNKAMPQYTIGHKDRVDQLNEKISRNLSGLFIAGSSFNGIGIPDCIDQGERAAGDVIRYLRSFCEN